The proteins below are encoded in one region of Bacillus alveayuensis:
- a CDS encoding heptaprenyl diphosphate synthase (product_source=KO:K00805; cog=COG4281; ko=KO:K00805; pfam=PF07307), with protein sequence MKDIFNHMNGLKQKIEQNLSHPFLSKHVQKPNIDEDKLLLFYAMFKEANVSEKELEKYVVTAMLVQIALDTHDLVGIVKCHGRKEFVERQLTVLAGDYFSGLYYYILANMNDIKMIQTFAIAIKEINEHKIRLYQSKQDVKKMIENIMTIETALFQRIGEHLQVKTLPKLSQFYLTFKRLCQEKNNYEVGQSSIFQKGIDQMTKNQQESVFSIIIEFCQHYFHEIIRMLETNLKHSSTIKEFIFDRIHTLRFTYERTFNNMVEEG encoded by the coding sequence TTGAAGGACATCTTTAATCATATGAATGGCTTAAAACAGAAAATTGAGCAAAACCTATCACATCCATTCTTATCTAAACATGTACAAAAGCCTAATATTGATGAGGACAAGCTGCTCTTATTTTATGCTATGTTTAAAGAAGCGAATGTTTCAGAAAAAGAACTTGAAAAGTATGTTGTAACCGCTATGCTTGTCCAGATAGCCCTTGATACCCATGATTTAGTAGGAATTGTAAAGTGTCATGGACGAAAGGAGTTTGTTGAACGTCAATTAACCGTTTTAGCCGGGGACTATTTTAGTGGGCTTTATTATTATATTTTGGCAAACATGAACGATATTAAAATGATTCAAACTTTTGCCATTGCCATAAAAGAAATCAATGAACATAAAATACGACTATATCAATCGAAACAAGACGTAAAAAAGATGATTGAAAATATTATGACGATCGAAACGGCTTTGTTTCAACGAATTGGAGAGCATCTTCAAGTCAAAACGTTACCAAAATTGTCGCAATTTTATTTAACGTTTAAGCGGCTTTGTCAAGAAAAAAATAACTACGAAGTTGGTCAAAGCTCCATTTTCCAGAAGGGTATTGATCAAATGACGAAAAATCAACAAGAATCTGTATTCTCCATTATTATAGAGTTTTGTCAGCATTATTTTCACGAAATAATCCGTATGTTAGAAACGAATTTAAAGCATTCGTCCACGATTAAAGAATTCATTTTTGATCGAATACATACATTAAGATTCACATATGAAAGAACGTTTAACAACATGGTGGAAGAAGGGTAA
- a CDS encoding chorismate mutase (product_source=KO:K06208; cog=COG4401; ko=KO:K06208; pfam=PF07736; superfamily=55298; tigrfam=TIGR01796): MIRGIRGAITVDANEEKEIVEATERLLQEMVKQNDITPERVASVFISATQDLTAQFPAKALRRLEGWTFVPVTCMQEMIVPGSLEKCIRIMMHVDTERSQNEISHIYLEKAKNLRPDLIDKQA, encoded by the coding sequence ATGATACGCGGAATACGTGGCGCCATAACTGTTGACGCTAATGAGGAAAAGGAAATTGTTGAAGCTACAGAACGCCTTTTGCAGGAAATGGTGAAACAAAATGATATTACACCGGAACGAGTTGCTTCTGTTTTTATTTCAGCCACCCAAGATTTAACCGCTCAATTTCCAGCAAAAGCGTTGAGAAGATTAGAGGGATGGACGTTTGTTCCCGTCACATGCATGCAAGAAATGATAGTGCCGGGAAGCCTTGAAAAATGTATCAGAATTATGATGCATGTGGATACCGAACGTTCTCAAAACGAAATTTCCCACATTTATTTAGAAAAGGCCAAAAATTTGCGGCCAGATTTAATTGACAAACAAGCTTAA
- a CDS encoding heptaprenyl diphosphate synthase (product_source=KO:K00805; cath_funfam=1.10.600.10; cog=COG0142; ko=KO:K00805; pfam=PF00348; superfamily=48576; tigrfam=TIGR02748), whose product MKFKAMYSFLEQDLNIVERELEKTIQSTDPLLSDAGLHLLQAGGKRIRPVFVLLSAMFGKYDINTIKKVAVALELIHMASLVHDDVIDDAEIRRGRETIKAKWDNLIAMYTGDYLFARSLQLITEIENPLAHQILSKTIVEVCLGEIEQIKDKFHYEQTYKTYLKRIKRKTALLIAASCQVGAVCAEVPDEWHKKLYWFGYYVGLSFQIVDDILDFTSTEKELGKPVGSDLLQGNITLPVLFAMKDPAIKQRIIQINENTTPEEIKPVIDDIKNSGAIEHSFEISNRYLMKSLQFIDQLPKCKARTALMKIAKYIGKRKF is encoded by the coding sequence ATGAAGTTTAAAGCGATGTATTCTTTTTTGGAACAAGATCTAAATATTGTTGAACGAGAATTAGAAAAAACGATTCAATCAACAGATCCTCTATTAAGTGATGCGGGGCTACATCTCTTACAAGCGGGTGGGAAGAGAATTCGCCCTGTTTTTGTCTTGTTATCAGCGATGTTTGGAAAATACGATATCAACACGATAAAGAAGGTTGCTGTTGCCTTAGAATTAATTCATATGGCTTCACTTGTACATGATGATGTCATTGATGATGCTGAAATTCGCAGGGGAAGAGAAACGATAAAAGCGAAATGGGATAATTTAATCGCTATGTATACAGGGGACTATTTGTTTGCACGATCACTCCAATTGATAACGGAAATCGAAAATCCTCTTGCCCATCAAATATTATCGAAAACGATTGTGGAAGTTTGTTTAGGAGAAATTGAGCAAATTAAAGATAAATTTCATTATGAGCAAACATACAAAACATATTTAAAAAGAATAAAGCGTAAGACAGCTTTATTAATTGCCGCCAGCTGTCAAGTTGGAGCTGTTTGTGCAGAAGTTCCGGATGAATGGCACAAAAAGCTATATTGGTTCGGATATTATGTTGGTCTTTCATTTCAAATTGTTGATGATATACTTGACTTCACTTCAACGGAAAAAGAGCTTGGAAAACCTGTGGGTAGTGATTTATTACAAGGAAATATTACATTACCTGTGTTATTTGCTATGAAGGATCCTGCAATTAAACAGCGCATCATTCAAATCAATGAAAATACCACTCCAGAAGAAATAAAACCAGTTATTGATGATATTAAAAATAGCGGTGCAATCGAGCATTCTTTTGAAATTAGCAACCGTTATTTAATGAAAAGTTTGCAATTCATAGATCAATTGCCAAAGTGTAAAGCAAGAACGGCATTAATGAAAATTGCAAAGTATATTGGAAAAAGGAAATTTTAA
- a CDS encoding GTP cyclohydrolase I (product_source=KO:K01495; cath_funfam=1.10.286.10,3.30.1130.10; cog=COG0302; ko=KO:K01495; pfam=PF01227; superfamily=55620; tigrfam=TIGR00063) yields MSKINKEQIEYAVRLILEAIGEDPNREGLLETPKRVAKMYEEVFSGLHQDPKEYFNTVFGEDHEELVLVKDIPFYSMCEHHLVPFFGKAHVAYIPKGGKVTGLSKLARAVEAVARRPQLQERITSTIADSIVESLQPHGVMVVVEAEHMCMTMRGVKKPGSKTVTSAVRGCFLNDDAARSEVLSLIRDS; encoded by the coding sequence ATGTCAAAAATTAATAAAGAACAAATTGAATATGCTGTCAGATTAATATTAGAAGCTATTGGAGAAGATCCAAATCGAGAGGGACTACTTGAAACGCCGAAAAGGGTTGCCAAAATGTATGAAGAAGTATTTTCCGGATTACACCAAGATCCGAAAGAATATTTTAACACCGTTTTTGGTGAAGATCATGAAGAACTTGTTCTTGTAAAAGATATTCCGTTTTATTCAATGTGTGAGCATCATCTCGTTCCGTTTTTTGGTAAAGCGCACGTTGCCTATATTCCTAAAGGCGGGAAAGTAACCGGTCTTAGCAAGCTGGCCCGTGCTGTGGAAGCTGTTGCAAGGCGTCCGCAACTACAAGAACGTATTACCTCTACCATTGCGGATAGCATAGTTGAATCATTGCAGCCGCATGGGGTTATGGTGGTCGTTGAAGCAGAGCATATGTGTATGACGATGCGTGGTGTAAAAAAACCTGGTTCTAAAACTGTTACATCTGCTGTTAGAGGCTGCTTTTTAAACGATGATGCTGCTCGTAGTGAGGTATTATCACTCATTCGTGATTCATAA
- a CDS encoding transcription attenuation protein (tryptophan RNA-binding attenuator protein) (product_source=KO:K06285; cath_funfam=2.60.40.50; ko=KO:K06285; pfam=PF02081; superfamily=51219) encodes MNQAGNDFVVIKANEDGVNVIGLTRGSDTRFHHSEKLDKGEVMIAQFTEHTSAIKVRGKALILTSHGEIESDSRK; translated from the coding sequence ATGAATCAAGCAGGAAATGATTTTGTCGTCATTAAGGCAAACGAGGATGGAGTGAATGTGATTGGGTTAACAAGAGGCTCTGATACGCGATTTCATCATTCTGAAAAGCTAGATAAAGGGGAAGTGATGATCGCGCAATTTACTGAACATACTTCCGCAATCAAAGTGCGCGGAAAGGCACTTATTCTAACAAGTCATGGAGAAATTGAAAGTGATTCTCGTAAATAA
- a CDS encoding chemotaxis protein methyltransferase CheR (product_source=KO:K00575; cath_funfam=3.40.50.150; cog=COG1352; ko=KO:K00575; pfam=PF01739,PF03705; smart=SM00138; superfamily=47757,53335) codes for MADQEYLQFIEKVKRKTGIDLSQYKETQMKRRLVSLYEKKGFKSFQEFFLAMERDEDLFRQFLDRMTINVSEFFRNIQRWKVLEESILPVLMEKKKSLKIWSAACSTGEEPYTIAIIVSKFLPFSNVHILATDIDGNALQIAKAGVYSQRSLQEVPLNIKKSFFHMHGEQYMVKDEIKRAVTFKKHNLLADAYETGFDLIVCRNVLIYFTEAAKKEIYQKFSKSLNDHGVLFVGSTEQIFNPEHYQLRPIETFFYQKIHS; via the coding sequence TTGGCAGATCAAGAATATTTGCAGTTTATTGAAAAAGTGAAAAGAAAAACTGGAATTGACCTTTCACAATACAAAGAGACGCAAATGAAAAGAAGGCTAGTCTCATTGTATGAAAAAAAGGGGTTTAAGTCTTTTCAAGAATTTTTTTTAGCAATGGAAAGAGATGAAGATTTATTCAGACAATTTTTGGATCGAATGACGATTAACGTCTCAGAATTTTTTCGCAACATTCAACGATGGAAAGTATTAGAGGAATCTATACTCCCAGTTTTAATGGAAAAGAAAAAAAGTTTAAAAATTTGGAGTGCTGCCTGTTCAACAGGTGAAGAGCCTTATACGATTGCCATCATTGTTTCAAAATTTTTGCCTTTTTCAAATGTACATATTTTGGCGACCGATATAGATGGAAATGCTTTACAGATTGCAAAAGCTGGGGTTTATTCGCAGCGATCTCTTCAGGAAGTACCTTTAAATATAAAAAAAAGTTTTTTTCATATGCATGGCGAACAATATATGGTGAAAGATGAAATCAAGCGCGCTGTAACGTTTAAAAAACATAATTTACTTGCGGATGCATACGAAACTGGTTTCGACTTAATCGTTTGTCGAAATGTTCTAATCTATTTTACAGAAGCAGCAAAAAAAGAAATTTATCAAAAATTTTCTAAATCTTTAAATGATCATGGTGTATTATTTGTTGGCAGCACAGAGCAAATTTTCAATCCAGAACACTATCAATTGCGACCTATTGAAACGTTTTTCTATCAAAAAATTCATTCATAA
- a CDS encoding anthranilate synthase component 1 (product_source=KO:K01657; cath_funfam=3.60.120.10; cog=COG0147; ko=KO:K01657; pfam=PF00425,PF04715; superfamily=56322; tigrfam=TIGR00564) gives MYVPSFDQFLKDYKDYKTIPITYQLYVDTFTPIEIFHAFQDEASFILESHDDQSSWSNFSFIGLNPMYFIRDQYETFILYNKENHEVIKHQRLSQLFQELNRRLKVKRPNVHIPFTGGAVGQIGYDAISLFEKVPQHRKLNDQDSNCELVICQTLIAYDHHQKQITFIHYVPLTGDETIKELNNAYQQALQEISRYQKMLKIAAPLGKQFIPAFNKEVSFKGVQSNYTKERFIDDVKKIKEYIRRGDIFQAVLSQRFETEVTVSGFQLYRILRIINPSPYMFYIKFSNQELIGSSPERLIHIKNGHLEIHPIAGTRRRGKNEEEDRLLGENLLQDEKELAEHYMLVDLARNDIGRVAEYGSVQTPVLVELTYFSHVMHLISKVTGQLKNDIHPIDALISAFPAGTVSGAPKIRAMQILNELEPTPRQSYAGCIAYIGFDGNIDSCITIRTISLKENKAYVQAGAGIVADSVPELEWKETRNKASALIQTIQLAEQSFSKEELEDARSIKKMY, from the coding sequence ATGTATGTACCTTCTTTTGATCAATTCCTGAAAGATTATAAAGATTACAAAACAATACCGATTACCTATCAATTATATGTGGATACATTTACTCCAATCGAAATTTTTCATGCGTTTCAAGATGAAGCTAGCTTTATTTTAGAAAGTCATGATGATCAATCATCATGGTCCAATTTCTCATTCATCGGATTAAACCCAATGTATTTTATTCGCGATCAATACGAGACATTTATTCTTTATAACAAGGAAAATCATGAGGTAATCAAACATCAACGCTTATCACAATTATTTCAAGAACTAAATCGCCGATTAAAAGTGAAAAGACCAAATGTCCATATCCCATTTACAGGTGGAGCTGTTGGGCAAATTGGCTATGATGCAATAAGTTTATTTGAAAAGGTTCCACAACATCGAAAATTGAATGATCAGGACTCCAACTGTGAGCTTGTCATATGCCAAACTCTTATCGCTTATGATCATCATCAAAAACAAATAACATTCATTCATTATGTTCCATTAACAGGTGACGAAACGATAAAAGAATTAAACAATGCGTATCAACAAGCTTTACAGGAAATTTCCCGCTATCAAAAAATGCTTAAAATAGCAGCGCCTTTAGGGAAGCAATTTATCCCAGCCTTTAATAAAGAAGTATCTTTTAAAGGAGTTCAGTCCAACTATACTAAGGAACGTTTTATCGATGATGTGAAAAAAATTAAAGAATATATTCGTAGAGGAGATATATTCCAAGCGGTACTCTCGCAGCGATTTGAAACGGAAGTAACTGTATCTGGGTTTCAGCTATATCGAATATTACGAATTATTAATCCTTCTCCATACATGTTTTATATAAAGTTTTCAAATCAAGAACTGATCGGTAGTTCACCAGAGCGTTTAATTCATATCAAAAATGGCCATTTGGAAATTCATCCGATAGCCGGAACGAGAAGACGTGGGAAAAACGAAGAAGAAGATCGCTTATTAGGAGAAAATCTATTACAAGACGAAAAAGAACTTGCCGAGCATTACATGCTTGTGGATTTAGCCCGTAATGACATCGGTAGGGTTGCTGAATATGGTTCCGTCCAAACACCAGTATTAGTTGAGTTAACGTATTTTTCACATGTTATGCATTTAATATCGAAAGTTACAGGTCAATTGAAAAATGACATTCATCCAATTGATGCACTGATCTCTGCTTTTCCAGCTGGTACGGTTTCAGGAGCTCCGAAGATTAGAGCTATGCAAATCTTAAATGAGCTGGAGCCAACCCCTAGACAAAGCTATGCTGGCTGTATAGCTTATATTGGATTTGATGGAAACATCGATTCGTGTATTACCATCCGCACCATATCTTTAAAAGAAAATAAAGCTTATGTTCAAGCCGGTGCAGGAATCGTAGCAGATTCTGTCCCAGAACTCGAATGGAAGGAAACTAGAAATAAGGCAAGTGCGCTTATACAAACGATTCAATTAGCAGAACAATCATTTTCAAAGGAGGAACTTGAAGATGCAAGAAGTATTAAAAAAATGTATTGA
- a CDS encoding 3-dehydroquinate synthase (product_source=KO:K01735; cath_funfam=1.20.1090.10,3.40.50.1970; cog=COG0337; ko=KO:K01735; pfam=PF01761; superfamily=56796; tigrfam=TIGR01357; transmembrane_helix_parts=Inside_1_98,TMhelix_99_121,Outside_122_363) yields MKEIKVQTTSRTYPVIIGKNLISHLSNILSNIELAPTKMMVITDETVSTLFRDRFERELKTIGIDYFFHVVPSGEKSKSFETYYECMTAALTNHLDRRSLMIAFGGGVIGDLTGFIAATYMRGIPFLQIPTTLLAHDSAVGGKVAINHPLGKNMIGAFYQPHAVIYDIQFLETLPIDEIRSGFAEVVKHGLIKDPLFVDWLVQHVHHLQQLKEEQLLTFIEKGITIKAEIVSEDEKELGTRAFLNFGHTLGHALEAALGYGRISHGDAVAIGMLFALYVSNQTFGIDLGYERMKEWFQKIGFPTSVHSSISSEQLCERMKNDKKSVNNEIRMVLLENIGTPKLVNFDEKTIYSLLQQWRGGAI; encoded by the coding sequence ATGAAAGAAATAAAAGTTCAAACAACTAGCCGTACGTATCCAGTGATCATCGGGAAAAATTTAATATCTCATTTATCGAATATTCTATCAAATATTGAACTTGCACCGACAAAAATGATGGTCATAACAGATGAAACCGTCTCAACTCTTTTTCGCGATCGGTTTGAAAGGGAGTTAAAAACTATTGGGATCGATTATTTCTTTCATGTCGTCCCTAGTGGTGAGAAATCGAAATCGTTTGAGACGTATTATGAATGTATGACCGCTGCCTTAACGAATCACCTTGATCGCCGATCGTTAATGATTGCATTTGGCGGTGGGGTGATTGGTGATTTAACAGGCTTTATTGCTGCTACATATATGCGCGGCATTCCTTTTCTGCAAATTCCGACGACTTTATTAGCTCATGACAGTGCTGTTGGAGGTAAGGTTGCCATCAACCATCCTCTTGGAAAGAATATGATTGGCGCTTTTTATCAGCCCCATGCAGTTATATATGATATTCAATTTTTAGAAACATTGCCAATTGATGAGATTCGTTCAGGTTTTGCAGAAGTTGTGAAGCATGGTTTGATTAAGGACCCTTTATTTGTTGATTGGCTAGTTCAACATGTGCATCATCTGCAACAATTAAAGGAAGAGCAATTGTTAACGTTTATTGAAAAAGGGATTACAATTAAAGCAGAAATCGTTTCAGAAGATGAAAAGGAATTAGGAACAAGAGCATTTTTAAACTTTGGCCATACGCTTGGCCATGCACTTGAAGCTGCGCTCGGCTATGGACGAATTTCCCATGGTGATGCGGTCGCTATTGGCATGCTTTTTGCCCTCTATGTCAGTAATCAAACATTTGGAATTGATTTAGGATATGAACGAATGAAAGAATGGTTCCAAAAAATTGGTTTCCCGACTTCAGTTCATTCTTCTATTTCAAGCGAACAATTATGTGAGCGAATGAAAAACGATAAAAAATCCGTCAACAATGAAATTCGAATGGTGCTTTTAGAAAATATCGGAACTCCCAAATTAGTCAATTTTGATGAAAAAACGATTTATTCTTTATTACAGCAATGGAGAGGGGGAGCGATATGA
- a CDS encoding nucleoside-diphosphate kinase (product_source=KO:K00940; cath_funfam=3.30.70.141; cog=COG0105; ko=KO:K00940; pfam=PF00334; smart=SM00562; superfamily=54919) — MEKTFLMVKPDGVQRQLIGEIVSRFERKGLQLVGAKLMQISEELAEQHYGEHKGKPFFTELVEFITSGPVFAMVWQGENAIEICRQMMGKTNPKEALPGTIRGDFGMFVGKNVIHGSDSPESAEREIQLFFKEEELLTYDRHINTWIY; from the coding sequence ATGGAAAAAACGTTTTTAATGGTAAAGCCAGATGGTGTTCAGCGCCAATTAATTGGCGAAATTGTTTCAAGATTCGAACGCAAAGGCTTACAGCTTGTTGGAGCAAAGCTTATGCAAATTTCCGAGGAGTTAGCTGAACAGCATTACGGTGAACATAAGGGGAAACCTTTCTTTACGGAACTTGTCGAGTTTATTACATCAGGACCAGTGTTTGCAATGGTTTGGCAAGGAGAAAATGCGATTGAAATATGCAGACAAATGATGGGGAAAACGAATCCGAAAGAAGCACTTCCAGGAACGATAAGAGGAGATTTTGGGATGTTTGTAGGGAAAAATGTTATTCACGGATCCGACTCACCTGAAAGTGCAGAACGAGAAATTCAACTATTTTTTAAAGAAGAAGAATTGCTTACATATGATCGACATATCAACACGTGGATTTATTAA
- a CDS encoding chorismate synthase (product_source=KO:K01736; cath_funfam=3.60.150.10; cog=COG0082; ko=KO:K01736; pfam=PF01264; superfamily=103263; tigrfam=TIGR00033), protein MRYLTAGESHGPQLTTIIEGVPAGLPLTAEDINTNLARRQKGYGRGRRMQIEKDQVQIAGGVRHGKTLGSPIALVVENKDWKHWTNIMGIEPIKEEENEIKRQISRPRPGHADLVGGIKYGHRDMRNVLERSSARETTVRVAAGAVAKKILSELGIQVVGHVLEIGGVRANEVSYRSLKDLMEKTEKSEVRCADETVEKKMMEVIDNAKANGDSIGGIVEVVVEGVPAGVGSYVHYDRKLDGKIAQAIVSINAFKGVEFGIGFEAARRFGSQVHDEIVWEKGKGYSRKTNRLGGFEGGMTTGMPIVVRGVMKPIPTLYKPLQSVDIETKEPFQASIERSDSCAVPAAAVVAEAVVAWEVANAIVEQFGVDRMDLIKENVERVREYARDF, encoded by the coding sequence ATGAGGTACTTGACAGCAGGGGAGTCTCATGGACCACAGTTAACAACGATTATTGAGGGGGTACCAGCTGGTTTACCTTTAACAGCAGAAGATATTAACACAAATCTTGCGAGAAGACAAAAAGGTTATGGACGTGGCAGAAGGATGCAAATTGAAAAAGATCAAGTACAGATCGCAGGCGGCGTCCGTCATGGAAAAACACTCGGTTCACCGATCGCTTTAGTTGTTGAAAATAAAGACTGGAAGCATTGGACAAACATTATGGGTATTGAGCCAATTAAGGAAGAAGAAAACGAAATAAAACGGCAAATTTCACGACCTAGGCCGGGTCATGCTGATCTAGTTGGGGGTATTAAATACGGCCATCGTGATATGAGAAACGTGCTCGAACGTTCTTCTGCCCGAGAAACAACCGTGCGTGTTGCAGCAGGTGCAGTAGCGAAAAAGATTTTATCAGAACTAGGTATTCAAGTAGTTGGCCATGTTCTGGAAATTGGCGGTGTACGAGCAAATGAGGTTTCTTATCGTTCATTAAAAGATTTGATGGAAAAAACAGAAAAATCGGAAGTTCGCTGTGCTGATGAAACGGTAGAAAAGAAGATGATGGAAGTCATCGACAATGCGAAAGCAAATGGCGATTCAATTGGCGGAATTGTTGAAGTAGTAGTAGAAGGTGTTCCAGCAGGAGTAGGAAGCTATGTTCATTATGATCGAAAACTGGACGGAAAAATCGCTCAAGCAATCGTCAGCATTAATGCCTTTAAAGGTGTCGAATTCGGAATTGGATTTGAAGCAGCTAGACGATTTGGAAGCCAAGTTCATGATGAAATTGTTTGGGAAAAAGGGAAAGGGTATTCGAGAAAAACGAATCGCCTAGGTGGTTTTGAAGGTGGAATGACGACAGGGATGCCAATTGTCGTTAGGGGAGTGATGAAACCAATTCCTACTTTGTATAAGCCGCTTCAAAGTGTCGATATTGAGACGAAAGAGCCATTTCAAGCGAGCATTGAAAGATCTGATAGCTGTGCGGTACCAGCAGCTGCTGTAGTTGCTGAAGCCGTTGTAGCATGGGAAGTGGCAAATGCAATTGTGGAACAGTTTGGAGTAGACCGCATGGATTTGATTAAAGAGAATGTTGAACGGGTGCGAGAGTATGCGAGGGATTTTTAA
- a CDS encoding DNA-binding protein HU-beta (product_source=KO:K03530; cath_funfam=4.10.520.10; cog=COG0776; ko=KO:K03530; pfam=PF00216; smart=SM00411; superfamily=47729; tigrfam=TIGR00988) codes for MNKTELINQVAELSELSKKDATKAVEAVFDTILEALKNGDKVQLIGFGNFEVRERAARKGRNPQTGEEIEIPASKVPAFKPGKALKDAVAGK; via the coding sequence ATGAACAAAACAGAGTTAATCAACCAAGTAGCTGAATTAAGTGAATTATCAAAAAAAGATGCGACAAAAGCTGTAGAAGCAGTTTTTGATACAATTTTAGAAGCGTTAAAAAATGGTGATAAAGTTCAACTAATCGGATTTGGCAACTTTGAAGTACGTGAGCGTGCAGCTCGCAAAGGCCGTAATCCGCAAACTGGTGAAGAAATCGAAATTCCTGCGAGCAAAGTTCCTGCCTTCAAACCTGGCAAAGCTTTGAAAGACGCAGTTGCTGGAAAATAA
- a CDS encoding demethylmenaquinone methyltransferase/2-methoxy-6-polyprenyl-1,4-benzoquinol methylase (product_source=KO:K03183; cath_funfam=3.40.50.150; cog=COG2226; ko=KO:K03183; pfam=PF01209; superfamily=53335; tigrfam=TIGR02752) gives MVQSKEEKVHKVFETIYKHYDRMNSVISFKRHVAWRKETMKRMNVRPGSECLDVCCGTADWTIALAHAAGKNGKVIGLDFSKNMLSIGEQKVKEQHLENVKLIWGNAMELPFEDNRFDYVTIGFGLRNVPDYMQVLKEMYRVTKPGGKVVCLETSQPTMIGFRQLYLFYFRYIMPLFGKLFAKSYEEYSWLQESARDFPGMKELKKMFEQAGLIDVEVKAFTGGVAAMHLGYKPKLKQ, from the coding sequence ATGGTGCAGTCAAAAGAAGAAAAAGTACATAAAGTGTTTGAAACGATCTATAAACATTATGATCGAATGAATTCAGTTATTAGCTTTAAACGTCATGTAGCTTGGCGGAAAGAAACGATGAAAAGAATGAATGTAAGGCCAGGATCAGAGTGCCTAGATGTTTGCTGTGGAACAGCAGATTGGACCATTGCCCTTGCCCATGCAGCTGGAAAAAATGGAAAAGTGATTGGCCTTGACTTTAGCAAAAATATGTTAAGCATCGGAGAGCAAAAAGTTAAGGAACAGCATTTGGAAAATGTGAAATTAATTTGGGGAAATGCTATGGAATTGCCGTTTGAGGATAACCGTTTTGATTATGTTACAATCGGGTTTGGCTTACGGAACGTACCTGATTACATGCAAGTGCTAAAAGAAATGTACCGCGTAACAAAACCTGGCGGGAAAGTCGTGTGTTTAGAAACTTCTCAACCAACAATGATCGGATTTCGGCAGCTATATTTATTTTATTTCCGCTATATTATGCCTCTTTTTGGAAAATTATTTGCAAAAAGTTACGAAGAGTACTCTTGGCTGCAAGAATCTGCACGAGATTTTCCAGGAATGAAAGAATTGAAAAAAATGTTTGAACAGGCAGGATTGATTGATGTAGAAGTAAAGGCTTTTACAGGTGGAGTTGCTGCGATGCATTTAGGATACAAACCGAAACTTAAACAATAA